In Bacteroidota bacterium, one genomic interval encodes:
- a CDS encoding DUF2480 family protein — protein MENEIVNRVAQSGLITIDLGEWYPAGERKVIDIKDQLFQGLILREKDFREYIKTNNWAQYQDAFVAVHCSADAIIPDWAWMLLSVSLAPFAKKIVFGNLEMLETVLYSEILSNFDIAQYKDARVVVKGCGDKPVPLTAYVELTRMLQPVVKSLMYGEPCSTVPVYKQPKLTGTS, from the coding sequence ATGGAAAACGAAATTGTAAATCGCGTTGCACAGAGCGGACTTATCACCATTGATCTTGGAGAGTGGTATCCTGCGGGCGAACGTAAAGTCATCGACATTAAAGACCAGTTGTTTCAGGGTTTGATTTTGCGTGAGAAGGATTTCCGCGAATACATTAAAACCAACAACTGGGCGCAGTATCAGGATGCGTTTGTAGCCGTGCATTGCAGTGCCGATGCCATTATTCCCGATTGGGCATGGATGCTGCTTTCGGTTTCGCTGGCGCCGTTTGCAAAGAAAATTGTGTTTGGCAATTTAGAAATGCTTGAAACGGTGCTTTACAGTGAAATACTCTCCAACTTTGATATTGCACAATACAAAGATGCCCGCGTAGTGGTAAAAGGCTGTGGCGATAAGCCGGTGCCGCTTACGGCGTATGTAGAACTTACACGTATGCTGCAACCCGTGGTGAAAAGTCTGATGTATGGTGAGCCGTGTTCGACCGTACCGGTGTATAAGCAGCCGAAACTAACCGGCACCTCATGA
- the sufC gene encoding Fe-S cluster assembly ATPase SufC yields MITINNLHASVEGKEILRGLNLEVKPGEVHAIMGPNGSGKSTLASVLAGREEYEVTQGSVSFNGKDLLELSPEDRAREGLFLAFQYPVEIPGVSNINFLKTAINEIREYKGEGPMEAKDFLALVKEKQKLVELDGKLAGRSVNEGFSGGEKKRNEIFQMAMLEPKLAILDETDSGLDIDALRIVANGVNKLRSPERSFIVVTHYQRLLDYIVPDVVHVLWNGRIVKSGPKELALELEEKGYDWIKAEANTVEA; encoded by the coding sequence ATGATTACCATAAACAATCTCCACGCTTCTGTTGAAGGAAAAGAAATTCTTCGCGGACTCAATCTCGAAGTGAAACCGGGCGAAGTGCATGCCATTATGGGCCCCAACGGCTCGGGCAAAAGTACACTTGCTTCGGTACTCGCCGGCCGCGAAGAGTATGAAGTGACACAGGGCAGTGTTTCATTCAACGGCAAAGATCTCCTCGAACTTTCGCCCGAAGACCGCGCCCGCGAAGGACTGTTTCTCGCCTTCCAGTATCCGGTAGAAATTCCGGGTGTGAGCAACATCAACTTCCTCAAAACAGCCATCAACGAAATTCGCGAATACAAAGGCGAAGGCCCCATGGAAGCGAAAGACTTTCTGGCGCTGGTGAAAGAGAAGCAGAAGCTGGTGGAGCTTGATGGTAAACTTGCCGGCCGTTCGGTAAACGAAGGTTTCAGCGGTGGTGAGAAAAAACGCAACGAAATTTTCCAGATGGCCATGCTCGAACCGAAACTGGCTATTCTCGATGAAACCGATTCGGGTCTTGATATTGATGCGCTGCGCATTGTAGCCAACGGTGTAAACAAACTCCGCAGCCCCGAACGTTCGTTTATTGTGGTTACACACTACCAGCGCCTGCTCGATTATATTGTGCCCGATGTGGTGCATGTACTCTGGAACGGCCGCATTGTAAAGTCGGGCCCGAAAGAACTGGCGCTTGAGCTTGAAGAAAAAGGCTACGACTGGATTAAGGCAGAAGCAAATACAGTTGAGGCATGA
- a CDS encoding tryptophan 7-halogenase: MQYDVAIIGGGPGGSACANYLRQNGYAVAVFEKEFFPRDHVGESLIPYTYYKLQEMGVLEQVLPFTTKKPGVNFVDRDGLRQSVWCFDKIMNDGAEMSMHTLRAPFDHALLKRAAQLGADVFEGATVKNVDLTNPSQATIDVLHHDGTRKNYAARFLVDASGQNAFLASRRRTREPYEGLDRVALFTHWVNTNYDSALSSGLIKIVYIGGEKLGWLWVIPVGRNHLSIGVTLNNAYVKEQKKLLGDDWKTALYKQLIEEAMCLKPVLEGASIEHEVQVMGDYSYRVTQKFGSNYALAGDSAAFLDPIFSSGIYVAMEVAHRVANCLHVKFTQGDEAGRAAFEKQYKEVDAAYALIEKFIRLFYDPNLLNFAHAGAGDNGYQKFLAAYEIFHYLLAGDFFNNTEKYTAFIDTLTRERNYNQFIHFIKNKVNEFPTEHYCGYSFEEVYGHLPPGQQVAPGLLAAHANSNR, translated from the coding sequence ATGCAATACGATGTAGCCATTATTGGAGGCGGGCCGGGCGGTTCTGCCTGTGCAAATTATCTCAGGCAAAATGGCTATGCCGTAGCCGTTTTTGAAAAAGAATTTTTTCCGCGTGATCATGTGGGCGAATCGCTGATTCCTTACACCTATTACAAGCTGCAGGAAATGGGTGTGCTTGAACAGGTATTGCCGTTTACCACCAAAAAGCCCGGCGTTAACTTTGTGGATCGCGACGGGCTGCGGCAATCGGTGTGGTGTTTTGATAAAATTATGAATGATGGTGCCGAGATGAGTATGCACACCCTGCGCGCACCCTTTGACCACGCCCTGCTTAAACGTGCAGCACAGCTGGGTGCCGATGTGTTTGAAGGTGCCACCGTGAAAAATGTCGATCTCACCAATCCGTCTCAAGCTACGATCGACGTGCTGCATCACGACGGTACACGCAAAAATTACGCTGCACGTTTTCTGGTCGATGCCAGCGGACAAAATGCATTCCTCGCCTCGCGCCGGCGCACACGTGAACCGTATGAAGGGCTGGATCGTGTGGCCTTGTTTACACATTGGGTAAACACGAATTATGATTCGGCCCTCAGCAGCGGACTCATCAAAATTGTGTACATAGGCGGCGAAAAATTAGGCTGGCTCTGGGTTATTCCGGTGGGGCGCAATCACCTCAGCATTGGTGTTACACTCAATAATGCCTATGTAAAAGAACAAAAAAAGCTGCTTGGCGACGATTGGAAAACTGCGCTGTACAAGCAGCTTATTGAAGAAGCAATGTGCCTTAAACCGGTGCTTGAAGGTGCTTCCATTGAACACGAAGTACAGGTAATGGGCGATTATTCCTATCGCGTTACGCAGAAATTCGGTTCAAACTATGCGCTTGCCGGCGACTCAGCCGCGTTCCTCGATCCTATTTTTTCGAGCGGTATTTATGTCGCAATGGAAGTAGCGCACCGCGTGGCCAATTGCCTGCATGTGAAATTCACGCAAGGCGATGAAGCCGGGCGGGCAGCATTTGAAAAACAATACAAAGAAGTGGATGCTGCGTATGCACTTATCGAAAAATTCATCCGCCTTTTCTACGATCCCAATCTGCTCAACTTTGCTCACGCCGGCGCGGGCGACAATGGCTATCAGAAATTCCTCGCCGCCTACGAAATATTCCACTATCTCCTTGCCGGCGATTTCTTCAACAACACCGAAAAGTACACCGCTTTCATCGACACGCTCACCCGCGAACGCAACTACAACCAGTTCATCCACTTCATCAAAAACAAAGTGAATGAATTTCCCACCGAGCATTACTGCGGCTACTCATTCGAAGAAGTGTACGGCCACCTTCCTCCCGGACAGCAGGTGGCGCCGGGTTTGCTGGCAGCGCATGCAAACTCAAACAGATAA
- a CDS encoding SufE family protein — translation MSIHEQEEEIIGEFEMFDQWDDKYQYLIDMGKSLAPLSDELKTDDRLIRGCQSRVWLHSELKDGKVTFAADSDAIITKGIVALMVRVLSGHTPKEITEAQLPFIDTIGLKEHLSPTRANGLVAMIKQMKMDALVLQAKAS, via the coding sequence ATGAGCATACACGAACAGGAAGAAGAAATTATCGGCGAATTTGAAATGTTCGATCAGTGGGACGATAAGTACCAGTATCTGATCGATATGGGAAAATCGCTTGCTCCGTTGTCAGATGAACTCAAAACCGATGACCGTTTGATACGCGGCTGTCAGAGTCGTGTATGGCTGCACAGCGAACTGAAAGACGGCAAAGTAACCTTTGCGGCCGACAGTGATGCAATAATTACCAAAGGCATTGTGGCGCTTATGGTGCGTGTGCTTTCGGGCCACACACCCAAAGAAATTACGGAGGCACAACTGCCTTTTATTGATACAATCGGTCTGAAAGAACATTTGTCGCCCACGCGCGCAAACGGACTGGTGGCCATGATTAAACAGATGAAAATGGATGCGCTTGTACTTCAGGCCAAAGCATCCTGA
- the thiL gene encoding thiamine-phosphate kinase has product MLDNSSRTELAELGEFGLIRHLTQHVELRHTGSVKGVGDDAAVLKPAENMLTLVSTDMLAEGVHFDLGYMPLRHLGYKAATVNFSDICAMNGTPKQLLVSMAVSSRFPLDAIEELYSGLLLACNRYHVDLVGGDTTSSKSGLVLSLTIIGEAAPDKVVYRNGAKPGDLLCVTGDLGGAYIGLMLLEREKQVFRENPNIQPDLEGNDYVLERQLKPEARIDVVQLLADRGVKPTAMIDISDGLASELLHICSQSKTGAQVFEEKLPIDPMTYERARGFNLDPTTCMLSGGEDYELLFTIDINDFEKVQHHPDITIIGHIADESNGINLVSKSNTVHPITAQGWNAFTSGK; this is encoded by the coding sequence ATGCTTGACAATTCTTCGCGCACTGAACTTGCCGAACTGGGCGAGTTTGGCCTAATCCGCCACCTTACCCAGCATGTTGAACTGCGCCACACCGGCAGTGTAAAAGGTGTGGGCGACGATGCCGCCGTGCTGAAGCCTGCCGAAAACATGCTAACGCTTGTTTCAACCGATATGCTGGCCGAGGGCGTGCATTTTGATCTGGGTTACATGCCGTTGCGGCATCTGGGCTACAAGGCGGCCACTGTAAATTTCAGCGATATCTGCGCCATGAACGGCACGCCCAAACAGCTGCTGGTATCAATGGCGGTATCAAGCCGTTTTCCGCTCGATGCCATTGAAGAGTTGTACAGCGGACTGCTGCTGGCCTGCAACCGCTACCATGTGGATCTGGTTGGCGGCGACACGACCTCATCGAAATCGGGGCTGGTGCTTTCGCTCACCATCATTGGCGAAGCCGCACCCGACAAAGTGGTGTACCGCAACGGCGCAAAGCCCGGCGATTTACTCTGCGTAACCGGCGACCTTGGCGGGGCTTACATTGGCCTGATGCTGCTGGAGCGCGAAAAGCAGGTGTTCAGAGAAAACCCCAACATCCAGCCCGACCTTGAAGGCAATGATTACGTGCTCGAACGCCAGCTCAAACCCGAAGCCCGCATAGACGTGGTGCAGCTGCTTGCCGACAGAGGCGTGAAACCTACCGCCATGATTGATATTTCCGACGGGCTGGCCTCCGAACTGCTGCACATCTGCTCGCAGTCGAAAACCGGGGCACAGGTGTTTGAAGAAAAACTTCCAATCGACCCGATGACCTACGAACGTGCCCGTGGCTTCAATCTTGATCCCACCACCTGCATGCTCAGCGGCGGCGAAGATTACGAACTGCTGTTCACCATCGACATCAACGATTTCGAAAAAGTACAGCATCACCCCGATATCACCATCATCGGCCACATTGCCGACGAATCAAACGGTATTAATCTGGTTTCAAAATCCAACACCGTGCATCCGATCACGGCGCAGGGCTGGAATGCATTTACAAGCGGAAAATAA
- a CDS encoding SUF system Fe-S cluster assembly protein, with protein sequence MSAIIISKDTDLAQRIIDAIKTCYDPEIPVDIWELGLIYEINVNDEKEVSVRMTLTSPNCPAAESLPAEVEQRVKEVEGVKEGKVEITFEPPWEKDMMSEVAQLELGFM encoded by the coding sequence ATGTCGGCAATCATTATTTCAAAAGATACGGACCTTGCGCAGCGCATCATTGATGCCATTAAAACGTGCTATGATCCTGAGATTCCGGTTGACATCTGGGAGCTTGGTCTCATTTACGAGATTAATGTCAATGACGAAAAAGAAGTGAGTGTACGTATGACGCTCACATCGCCCAACTGCCCGGCTGCTGAGTCGCTGCCGGCAGAAGTGGAACAACGTGTGAAAGAAGTGGAAGGGGTGAAGGAAGGGAAAGTGGAAATTACGTTTGAGCCACCGTGGGAAAAAGACATGATGAGCGAAGTGGCACAGCTGGAGCTTGGATTTATGTAA
- a CDS encoding DUF2071 domain-containing protein: protein MLPVIKGLIALRVMINYTVDPEVAQRLLPSPFRPKLVKGRAIAGVCLIRMKEMRVKGMPKMLGLSSKNIAYRIAVEWEEDGVKREGVYVPRRDNSSFINNITNGRIFPGRNQDAYFHFEEVGDRYLVDIISTDNTSLSIDARIINGLPEGSVFDSVEQASLFFRGGSVGYSRTGDKMVGLEFRPDNWEPKFIAPKTLRSSFFEDTDMFPKGTIKFDNALVLHDIEHEWHDTGDIRPCPVG from the coding sequence ATGTTGCCAGTGATTAAGGGATTGATTGCATTACGTGTAATGATTAATTACACGGTTGACCCTGAAGTAGCCCAGCGGCTGTTGCCCTCACCGTTTCGTCCGAAATTGGTGAAAGGCAGAGCTATTGCTGGCGTATGCCTTATCCGGATGAAAGAAATGCGGGTAAAAGGCATGCCCAAAATGCTTGGCCTCAGTTCAAAAAATATCGCCTACCGCATTGCGGTAGAGTGGGAGGAAGACGGCGTAAAGCGCGAAGGCGTTTATGTGCCCCGCCGCGATAATTCCTCGTTCATCAATAACATTACAAACGGCCGCATTTTTCCTGGCCGCAATCAGGATGCCTATTTCCACTTCGAAGAAGTAGGCGACCGTTATCTTGTTGATATCATCAGCACAGACAATACCAGCCTTTCCATTGATGCCCGCATAATTAACGGACTTCCTGAAGGTTCTGTGTTTGATAGTGTAGAGCAGGCTTCCCTGTTTTTCCGTGGCGGCTCCGTAGGCTATTCCCGCACCGGTGATAAAATGGTAGGTCTTGAATTCCGCCCCGATAACTGGGAACCCAAATTTATCGCTCCCAAAACACTTCGTTCTTCCTTTTTCGAGGATACCGATATGTTTCCCAAAGGCACCATAAAGTTCGATAATGCACTCGTGTTGCATGATATTGAGCACGAGTGGCATGATACGGGCGATATCCGTCCGTGCCCGGTGGGGTAA
- a CDS encoding cysteine desulfurase: MHVSAENEITAAAAFDVQRFRADFPILGRHVHVTAKSPGRPLVYLDNGATTQKPQQVIDALIKYYTHYNANIHRGVHALSQEASAAYEAARVTVAGFVNASSAQEIIFTRGTTESVNLVAHAYLRNRLQPGDEVLITGMEHHSNIVPWQLVCEEKGAVLKVVPVTDNGELDYEAAAGMLSSRTKLFAFTHVSNTLGTVNDVQRLTAMAHAQQIPVLVDGAQAAPHLRVNVQEIGCDFYCFSAHKTYGPTGIGMLYVRGEMMNKLQPYQGGGGIISHVTFEKTTYVEGPLRFEAGTPNIEGAIGFATALDYMNAVGVEAIAAHEHDLLTYTTAQLEQIEGMRIIGTAPHKAGVISFVVGNLHPYDVGTILDQQGVAVRTGHHCTQPLMQRFGVPGTVRASFGLYNTRSDADVFIAALHKALKMLA; the protein is encoded by the coding sequence ATGCACGTGTCTGCCGAAAACGAAATCACCGCCGCCGCTGCTTTTGATGTGCAGCGCTTCCGTGCCGATTTTCCTATACTCGGTCGTCATGTGCATGTTACTGCAAAATCGCCCGGCAGGCCGCTGGTGTATCTTGATAATGGTGCCACCACACAAAAGCCGCAGCAGGTAATTGACGCGCTTATAAAATACTACACACATTATAATGCCAACATTCACCGCGGTGTACACGCGCTTAGTCAGGAAGCTTCCGCAGCCTACGAAGCAGCGCGCGTTACCGTGGCCGGCTTTGTAAATGCATCATCGGCGCAGGAAATAATTTTTACGCGCGGCACCACAGAAAGCGTGAACCTTGTAGCGCATGCCTACCTGCGTAACCGCCTGCAGCCGGGCGATGAAGTGCTTATTACCGGCATGGAACATCACTCAAACATTGTTCCGTGGCAATTGGTATGCGAAGAAAAAGGCGCTGTGCTCAAAGTAGTACCCGTTACCGATAACGGTGAGCTGGACTACGAAGCGGCGGCCGGGATGCTTTCATCGCGCACTAAATTATTTGCGTTTACCCATGTGTCAAATACGCTGGGCACGGTAAACGATGTGCAGCGGCTTACTGCCATGGCACATGCGCAGCAGATACCGGTACTGGTTGATGGCGCTCAGGCTGCGCCGCATCTGCGTGTAAACGTACAGGAAATCGGCTGCGATTTCTACTGCTTCTCGGCGCACAAAACATACGGCCCCACGGGCATTGGTATGTTGTATGTGCGTGGTGAAATGATGAATAAATTGCAGCCCTATCAGGGCGGTGGCGGAATTATTTCGCACGTTACGTTTGAGAAAACGACTTATGTGGAAGGCCCGCTGCGCTTTGAAGCCGGTACACCAAATATAGAAGGCGCCATTGGTTTTGCCACCGCACTCGATTATATGAATGCGGTGGGCGTAGAAGCCATTGCCGCGCATGAACACGATTTGCTGACCTACACCACTGCACAGCTTGAGCAGATTGAAGGCATGCGTATCATTGGCACAGCGCCGCATAAAGCCGGAGTCATTTCGTTTGTGGTGGGCAATCTGCATCCTTATGATGTGGGCACCATTCTCGACCAGCAGGGCGTAGCGGTGCGTACAGGCCACCACTGCACACAGCCGCTTATGCAGCGCTTTGGTGTGCCTGGTACTGTGCGTGCGTCGTTTGGTTTGTATAATACCCGCAGCGATGCGGATGTGTTTATTGCAGCGTTGCACAAGGCGCTTAAAATGCTTGCGTAA
- a CDS encoding iron-sulfur cluster assembly accessory protein — protein sequence MITVTDNAKEHALHLIAEENRPADTFIRVGVDSGGCSGLSYKLEFDNNLLPTDQVFEDKGIKIVVDRKSFLYLAGTELDYTGGLNGKGFVFNNPNASRTCGCGESFSV from the coding sequence ATGATTACGGTAACTGATAATGCCAAAGAGCACGCGCTGCACCTGATTGCAGAGGAAAACCGCCCTGCTGATACGTTTATTCGTGTGGGAGTGGATAGTGGTGGTTGTTCGGGGCTTTCGTACAAGCTGGAGTTCGACAACAATTTGCTGCCCACTGATCAGGTGTTTGAAGATAAAGGCATCAAAATAGTGGTTGACCGCAAGAGTTTCCTTTATCTGGCCGGCACCGAGCTCGATTACACCGGCGGCCTCAACGGCAAAGGGTTTGTGTTTAACAACCCCAATGCCTCACGCACCTGCGGCTGCGGCGAAAGTTTCTCGGTGTAA
- the sufD gene encoding Fe-S cluster assembly protein SufD encodes MSTATQAMTLKEQLLEKFETELPSLFGEAALRRSAAQQFAATGFPTRKSEDYKYINPDAVLKKGFGTRVAAFRDVTAEDVAELSPVKEAMVFVVINGHFVPDLSFAGELPEGLTVESIADAVVSDPAAKAHYAELADSAADPFIAINTALADSGLFVHIDKDAVVEKPVHILHIATNEVSAFLQPRHLVVAETNSKATLIETFESIGPVRSFTNVLAEVVVANGAKLDHYRLQTENEAGYLLSTVQAHVSADALYNTYTFTTGGAFVRNNLNVEIAGEHAEAHLYGLYLPYGNAVVDNHTLVDHQVPNCMSNELYKGVMSDRSLAVFNGKIFVQRDAQKTNAFQNNKNILLSDDASINTKPQLEIYADDVKCSHGTSTGRMDEEALFYLRARGIGEESARKLLVNAFAEEVVNAVPHDELRNYIDTLIARRMGAI; translated from the coding sequence ATGAGTACAGCCACACAAGCCATGACACTGAAAGAGCAGCTGCTGGAAAAGTTTGAAACCGAACTTCCCTCGCTGTTCGGCGAGGCCGCACTGCGCCGCTCGGCTGCACAACAGTTTGCAGCCACAGGTTTTCCTACACGTAAATCGGAAGACTACAAATACATCAACCCTGATGCCGTGCTTAAAAAAGGCTTCGGCACACGGGTAGCTGCTTTCCGCGATGTAACAGCCGAAGATGTGGCCGAACTTTCGCCGGTAAAAGAAGCAATGGTATTTGTGGTGATCAACGGTCACTTTGTACCTGATCTTTCGTTTGCAGGCGAACTGCCCGAAGGACTTACCGTTGAATCCATTGCCGATGCAGTAGTTTCTGATCCGGCTGCAAAAGCACACTACGCCGAACTGGCCGACAGTGCCGCCGATCCGTTTATTGCCATAAATACAGCACTGGCCGACAGCGGGTTATTTGTACATATCGACAAAGATGCGGTGGTGGAGAAGCCGGTGCATATTCTGCACATTGCCACCAACGAGGTTTCGGCCTTCCTGCAGCCACGTCATCTGGTTGTGGCCGAAACAAATTCGAAAGCCACACTCATTGAAACATTCGAAAGCATTGGTCCGGTACGCTCGTTTACAAACGTACTGGCCGAAGTAGTAGTGGCCAACGGCGCCAAGCTCGATCACTACCGCCTGCAAACAGAAAACGAAGCCGGTTACCTGCTCAGTACTGTGCAGGCACATGTATCGGCCGATGCGCTTTACAATACCTACACCTTTACCACCGGCGGTGCATTTGTGCGCAACAACCTGAATGTGGAAATTGCCGGTGAGCATGCCGAAGCACATCTCTACGGACTGTATCTGCCTTATGGCAATGCCGTGGTGGATAACCACACGCTGGTTGACCATCAGGTGCCCAACTGCATGAGCAATGAGTTGTATAAGGGTGTAATGAGCGACCGCTCGCTGGCTGTGTTTAACGGAAAGATTTTTGTACAGCGCGATGCGCAGAAGACCAATGCGTTTCAGAACAACAAAAATATTCTGCTCAGCGACGATGCTTCGATAAACACCAAGCCGCAGCTTGAAATTTATGCCGATGATGTAAAATGCAGTCACGGCACATCAACCGGCCGCATGGATGAAGAAGCCTTGTTTTACCTGCGCGCACGCGGCATTGGCGAAGAAAGCGCACGCAAGCTGCTGGTAAACGCATTTGCCGAAGAAGTGGTAAATGCCGTGCCGCACGACGAGCTTCGTAATTACATTGATACACTTATTGCCCGCCGTATGGGCGCCATTTAA
- the sufB gene encoding Fe-S cluster assembly protein SufB has translation MAAEQNPVLEEHISSEYKYGFVSDIDTEFAPLGLNEDIVRFISAKKNEPEWMLEYRLKAFRHWLTLEEPKHWAHLDYPSIDFQSISYYAAPKKKATVGSLEEVDPELLKTFEKLGISLEEQKRLVGVESKIAVDAVIDSVSVKTTFKEVLAEKGIIFCSFSEAVQDHPELVRQYMGSVVPYTDNYYAALNSAVFSDGSFCYIPKGVRCPMELSTYFRINSAGTGQFERTLIVADEGAYVSYLEGCTAPQRDENQLHAAVVEIVAQRDGEVKYSTVQNWYPGDKEGRGGIYNFVTKRGICLGANSKISWTQVETGSAITWKYPSVILKGDNSVGEFYSVAVTNNMQQADTGTKMIHLGRNTRSTIISKGISAGFSNNSYRGLVRIAKGAKNARNFSQCDSLLMGDKCGAHTFPYIEINDKSGIVEHEATTSKIGEDQIFYCNQRGIDTEKAIGLIVNGYCREVLNQLPMEFAVEAQKLLSVSLEGSVG, from the coding sequence ATGGCTGCTGAACAAAATCCGGTTCTCGAAGAACATATTTCCTCCGAATACAAATACGGCTTTGTATCGGATATTGATACTGAGTTTGCCCCGCTCGGACTCAACGAAGATATTGTGCGTTTCATCTCGGCCAAGAAAAACGAGCCGGAATGGATGCTCGAATATCGTCTTAAAGCCTTCCGCCACTGGCTCACACTCGAAGAGCCGAAGCATTGGGCGCATCTCGATTATCCTTCCATCGACTTTCAGTCCATCAGCTACTACGCGGCGCCCAAGAAAAAAGCAACCGTAGGGAGCCTCGAAGAAGTGGATCCCGAGCTGCTCAAAACCTTTGAAAAGCTCGGCATTTCGCTCGAAGAGCAGAAACGCCTCGTGGGGGTGGAGTCGAAAATTGCCGTGGATGCGGTGATAGACAGCGTATCGGTAAAAACTACCTTTAAGGAAGTGCTGGCCGAAAAAGGCATCATCTTCTGCTCGTTCAGCGAAGCCGTGCAGGATCACCCCGAACTGGTGCGCCAGTACATGGGCTCGGTGGTGCCTTATACCGATAACTACTACGCTGCACTAAACTCAGCCGTGTTCAGCGACGGTTCGTTCTGCTACATTCCCAAAGGCGTGCGCTGCCCGATGGAACTTTCCACCTATTTCCGCATCAACTCGGCCGGAACCGGTCAGTTTGAACGCACACTTATTGTGGCCGACGAAGGCGCTTACGTGAGCTACCTCGAAGGTTGCACCGCCCCGCAGCGCGACGAAAACCAGCTGCATGCGGCCGTGGTGGAAATTGTGGCCCAGCGCGACGGTGAAGTGAAATACTCAACCGTGCAAAACTGGTATCCCGGCGATAAAGAAGGCCGTGGCGGTATTTACAACTTTGTCACCAAGCGTGGCATTTGCCTCGGTGCCAATTCAAAAATTTCGTGGACTCAGGTAGAAACCGGTTCGGCCATTACCTGGAAGTATCCTTCGGTAATCCTGAAAGGCGATAATTCGGTAGGCGAATTTTACTCGGTAGCTGTTACCAACAACATGCAGCAGGCCGACACCGGTACCAAAATGATTCACCTGGGCCGCAACACGCGCAGCACCATTATTTCAAAAGGTATTTCGGCCGGTTTCAGCAACAACAGCTACCGCGGATTAGTGCGTATTGCCAAAGGCGCCAAAAATGCGCGCAACTTCTCGCAGTGCGATTCGCTGCTGATGGGCGATAAATGCGGTGCGCACACATTCCCCTACATCGAAATAAACGATAAGTCGGGCATTGTGGAGCACGAAGCCACCACTTCGAAAATTGGCGAAGACCAGATTTTCTATTGCAACCAGCGCGGCATTGATACCGAAAAAGCAATCGGTCTTATTGTAAACGGCTATTGCCGCGAAGTGCTCAACCAGCTTCCCATGGAGTTTGCCGTGGAAGCACAAAAACTGCTTTCGGTAAGCCTCGAAGGCAGTGTGGGTTAA